From Scomber scombrus chromosome 6, fScoSco1.1, whole genome shotgun sequence, the proteins below share one genomic window:
- the LOC133981526 gene encoding probable polypeptide N-acetylgalactosaminyltransferase 8, whose amino-acid sequence MAAVALVSRPASVLPKIAKGSCSPAVLSAASIATGQQRKLHHAVIPKGKGGRSSSSGIAATVFGATGFLGRYVVNRLGRIGSQVVVPHRCDQYDLMYFRPMGDLGQIIFMEWDARNKDSIKRALENSNVVINLVGREWETSNYRYEDVFVTIPQHIARAAKEAGITKFIHMSHLNADIRSPSKYLRNKAVGEDAVRDEFPDAIILKPSEMYGREDRFFNYYANMRWFGNAIPLMSLGKKTVKQPVHVVDVAKAIISAIRDPDANGKTYALVGPNRYLLHDLVEYIYGVAHRPFVPYPLPRPLYHLAAQFFAMNPFEPWTSPDKIDRFHTTDMKYPGLPGLEDLGITPSTVEQRAIEILRRHRRFRYLESELDETKPAKTFPKLYPDSYLFTKWGNGLSEEEQKEAEALYQYYGYNAFLSNQLPLDRKLPDTRDHRCLTKKYPKDLPSISVVLIYINEALSVIKRAKRSIISHTPKHLLREIILVDDYSTYNDLGKPLDDYIGQIHRERPGLIKKVWHSRQMGLSQSRISGWEHATADVVAILDAHVEATEGWAEPLLARIKADRTVVVSPVFDKVHFDDLHVERYNAFAHGFDWPLWCMYESFRPEWLKMQDESEPGKSPSVMGIFAADRAFLADIGALDGGMKVYGGENVELGIRVWLCGGSVEVVPCSRIAHIERAHKPYALDFSTLMRRNALRVAEIWLDEYKKNVLIAWNLPLQGHGIDIGDVSERKKLREKLKCKPFKWYLDNVYPSLETWDNMLGYGALKNSLQINNCVDQGAIPGNIPIVYECHYMEPQNCYYNTDGEIIIGGIKSHKYNNNRCLVDPGTGSTPTLQDCQLGKLQQLHMHWDFKQGQAIINKATNRCLEIAQGSSSYYELIIQQCSGQSWKIQHLVTHF is encoded by the exons ATGGCGGCTGTAGCGCTGGTTAGCCGTCCTGCGAGTGTCCTTCCAAAGATTGCAA AAGGCAGCTGCTCCCCTGCTGTACTCTCTGCTGCTTCAATCGCCACAGGCCAGCAGAGGAAGCTGCACCATGCTGTCATCCCCAAAGGAAAGGGAGGGCGCTCCTCTTCCAGTGGAATAGCAGCCACTGTGTTTGGTGCCACAGGTTTCCTGGGTCGATATGTGGTCAACAGGCTGG GTCGGATTGGCTCTCAGGTTGTAGTCCCTCACCGCTGTGATCAGTATGACCTCATGTACTTCAGGCCCATGGGTGATCTTGGACAGATCATTTTCATG GAGTGGGACGCCAGGAACAAGGACTCCATCAAACGGGCTTTGGAGAACTCTAATGTCGTCATCAACCTGGTGGGCAGAGAGTGGGAGACGAG CAACTATCGCTACGAGGACGTCTTCGTCACCATCCCTCAGCATATTGCCAGGGCAGCCAAAGAAGCCGGCATCACCAAGTTCATCCACATGTCTCACCTCAACGCTGACATACGCAGCCCCTCCAAATACCTGAGGAACAAG GCTGTAGGAGAGGATGCAGTGAGAGATGAGTTTCCTGACGCCATCATCTTGAAGCCCTCTGAGATGTatgggagggaggacagattcTTCAACTATTACGCAA ACATGCGCTGGTTTGGCAATGCAATTCCACTCATGAGCCTGGGGAAGAAGACGGTGAAGCAGCCTGTTCAT gtGGTGGATGTGGCCAAGGCCATCATCAGTGCTATCAGAGACCCTGATGCCAACGGAAAGACGTACGCACTTGTTGG TCCCAACCGTTACCTCCTTCATGACTTGGTGGAGTACATCTACGGAGTGGCACACAGACCATTTGTGCCCTACCCTCTGCCCCGCCCACTGTACCA cctTGCTGCTCAGTTTTTCGCAATGAACCCATTTGAGCCCTGGACGTCCCCAGATAAAATCGACAGG tttcACACAACAGACATGAAGTACCCAGGGCTTCCTGGTCTGGAGGATCTTGGCATCACTCCTTCCACTGTAGAACAAAGGGCAATCGAGATTTTGCGTCGCCACCGCAGATTCCGTTACCTGGAAAGTGAACTAGATGAGACAAAGCCAGCCAAGACT TTCCCTAAATTATACCCAGACTCCTACCTGTTTACCAAGTGGGGCAATGGTTtgtcagaggaggagcagaaggaggcaGAAGCTCTGTACCAGTACTATGGATACAATGCATTCCTAAGTAACCAGCTGCCACTAGACAGGAAGCTTCCAGACACCAGAGACCACAG ATGTCTGACGAAGAAGTATCCGAAAGATCTGCCAAGCATCAGCGTGGTGTTGATTTACATAAACGAGGCTCTTTCTGTCATTAAGAGGGCAAAACGAAGTATCATTTCCCACACTCCAAAGCACCTGCTGAGGGAAATCATTCTGGTGGATGACTATAGCACTTACA ATGACCTGGGAAAACCTCTAGATGACTACATCGGTCAAATTCACAGAGAGAGACCCGGACTCATAAAGAAAGTGTGGCATAGTCGACAAATGGGCCTGTCCCAGTCGCGGATCTCAGGTTGGGAACATGCCACCGCTGATGTTGTGGCAATTTTGGATGCCCATGTTGAAGCTACGGAGGGATG GGCAGAGCCTTTGCTGGCCAGGATCAAAGCCGACAGGACAGTGGTGGTGTCCCCCGTGTTTGATAAGGTCCATTTCGATGACCTTCATGTAGAAAGATATAATGCCTTTGCTCATGGCTTTGACTGGCCTCTGTGGTGCATGTACGAGTCCTTTCGCCCAGAATGGTTGAAGATGCAGGATGAATCAGAGCCTGGGAA GAGTCCCTCTGTTATGGGAATCTTTGCAGCTGACAGAGCTTTTCTCGCAGATATCGGCGCTCTTGATGGTGGGATGAAAGTTTATGGGGGAGAAAATGTTGAACTTGGGATTCGT GTGTGGCTGTGTGGAGGAAGTGTAGAGGTTGTGCCTTGCTCCAGGATAGCTCACATTGAGAGGGCGCACAAACCCTATGCACTTGACTTTAGCACCCTCATGAGGAGGAATGCCTTGAGGGTTGCAGAAATCTGGTTGGATGAATACAAGAAGAATGTGTTGATTGCCTGGAACCTTCCTCTTCAG GGTCATGGAATCGACATTGGCGACGTGTCAGAGAGGAAGAAGCTCAGAGAAAAGCTTAAATGTAAACCTTTCAAGTGGTACCTGGACAACGTGTATCCGAGTCTGGAGACATGGGATAACATGTTGGGGTATGGTGCG CTGAAAAACAGCCTTCAAATAAACAACTGTGTGGACCAAGGAGCTATTCCAGGAAACATCCCCATCGTGTACGAGTGCCACTATATGGAACCACAG AATTGCTACTACAACACAGATGGTGAAATCATCATCGGGGGGATTAAATCTCACAAGTATAACAATAACCGCTGCCTGGTTGATCCAGGCACTGGCAGCACTCCCACCCTGCAGGACTGTCAGCTGGGAAAGCTACAGCAACTACATATGCACTGGGATTTCAAACAG GGCCAAGCTATCataaacaaagcaacaaacagATGTCTTGAGATCGCCCAAGGATCAAGCTCATACTATGAGCTCATCATTCAGCAGTGCTCTGGACAGAGCTGGAAGATTCAGCATCTTGTCACACATTTTTAG